One genomic window of Fusarium fujikuroi IMI 58289 draft genome, chromosome FFUJ_chr01 includes the following:
- a CDS encoding related to suppressor protein PSP1 gives MSSGPLKTGPSSRLGQGSHPTAPGNNQSLLLEKLHARTSTPDSEALASSDDEGEHRYESATAASHSASQPPRPVRRPSWLNETSQTLGRPRRGSIASNSMSPTTSHPSTPSGEAGGAWGSHSASSVMGRGVWRTWLFMGLSEVLPSPTSTMPPGGGNSFFGSDMQTSPVSRDPAPNSQIPFAIPLHPTPKTYRSQSYSVGQLDPESTATPPTMSSSAIMGRARYPALQHRPSRPSMLSEMANDGSMLGKVKEVEDDDDESPSESMQSSFHQSDAKTIEMLARENAMLRQQQQQQQQQQQQQQQQQQQTQYNNARIRPRAVTGSSYPANGYPIRDTVPEESDYAIDELDEANESGDMLAKRALSRRMSEYGAGSLRSPFENNRKPENANLKKALWSSSLGFNPSDISQSRRHSFANMPTRQGSISSIPDAAALEPSALDMQQSQEYPPGYPDPAAFSASSHASQYFGVGGGANIGNAYQTGFANQYGSPYGLPTAYGNRAPSPHRNVYSIAQPRHNQLLHIVLFKCARADVFYIQEGTGLNVKPGDLVIVEADRGTDLGTVAKDNVEWQVAKELKEHYAEEQYKWLMMYSQNAAVAQEGSSAGLLASSTGLQGSAVGGMGPPSQHHAQEPNAGELRPKLIKRLAQNHEIQALRDKEGQEAKAKRVCMQKVKEHALNMEILDAEFQMDWKKLTFYYFADSYINFNSLVTDLFKIYKTRIWMSAINPASFASPTLGIQAPSGIGPGAVNANRGAGGNDRRQNQQVQESHQASAFPGGARDGRGFRPAPTFSQPFGNEGRLAQPSGYPPSNYPYGQFANPYSNPRSNVGYGASSGAMPGAMEGYPVGVPQLGEYTSMRQRFPNPQSGPSPAPHSQATSPLAPQNDWVGSFQGLSLNTH, from the exons ATGAGTTCTGGTCCGCTCAAGACAGGCCCGTCTTCCAGACTAGGCCAGGGATCTCATCCTACAGCCCCGGGTAACAACCAGTCACTGCTCCTCGAGAAGCTGCACGCGAGGACATCCACACCAGATTCAGAAGCTCTCGCTAGTTCAGACGACGAAGGCGAGCACCGATACGAGTccgcaacagcagcatctcaTTCTGCGTCGCAACCTCCTAGACCTGTCCGACGACCTTCGTGGTTGAACGAGACTTCTCAAACCCTGGGCCGTCCTCGTAGGGGATCCATTGCTAGTAACTCAATGTCTCCGACTACTTCTCACCCTAGCACGCCCTCCGGTGAGGCCGGTGGAGCGTGGGGATCTCACTCAGCTTCATCTGTGATGGGCCGGGGAGTCTGGCGCACCTGGCTTTTCATGGG GCTCAGCGAGGTTTTGCCTTCTCCCACATCGACCATGCCCCCGGGCGGTGGTAACTCTTTCTTTGGCTCAGACATGCAGACATCTCCGGTCTCGCGCGATCCTGCGCCTAACTCGCAAATACCTTTTGCTATTCCGCTTCATCCTACTCCCAAAACCTACCGGTCTCAATCTTACTCTGTTGGGCAGCTGGATCCTGAGTCAACAGCCACTCCGCCTACGATGAGCTCTTCCGCCATTATGGGTCGCGCTCGCTATCCCGCGCTCCAGCATCGACCTTCTCGACCCAGCATGCTAAGCGAAATGGCCAACGACGGCTCGATGCTTGGAAAAGTCAAGGAagtcgaggatgacgacgatgaaagCCCAAGCGAATCGATGCAAAGTTCGTTTCATCAATCGGATGCGAAAACAATTGAAATGCTGGCTCGTGAAAATGCTATGCTgcgccaacaacaacaacaacaacagcagcagcagcagcagcagcagcagcaacagcagcaaacGCAGTATAACAATGCTCGAATTCGACCCCGCGCAGTCACTGGCTCCTCCTATCCCGCAAACGGCTACCCAATAAGGGACACCGTTCCCGAGGAATCTGATTATGCtattgatgagcttgatgaagccaacGAGTCTGGCGATATGTTGGCCAAACGGGCGCTGAGCAGGCGCATGAGCGAGTACGGAGCGGGGTCATTACGCTCTCCGTTTGAGAACAATCGCAAACCTGAAAACGCCAACCTCAAGAAAGCGCTTTGGTCAAGCTCCCTCGGATTTAATCCTTCTGATATTTCTCAGAGTAGGCGACACTCCTTTGCAAACATGCCTACTCGCCAAGGTTCTATCAGCTCTATTCCCGACGCGGCCGCACTAGAGCCTTCTGCACTCGATATGCAGCAATCTCAGGAGTACCCCCCCGGTTACCCCGACCCTGCCGCCTTTAGTGCTTCTTCACATG CAAGCCAATACTTTGGCGTTGGCGGAGGTGCCAACATCGGAAATGCCTATCAGACTGGGTTTGCCAATCAATACGGATCTCCTTACGGGTTGCCCACTGCGTATGGGAACCGCGcaccatctcctcatcgtaATGTTTACAGCATTGCTCAGCCTCGTCAcaaccagcttcttcacATTGTGTTGTTCAAGTGCGCTCGAGCTGACGTGTTCTACATTCAAGAGGGCACTGGTCTCAATGTCAAACCAGGTGATCTGGTGATAGTCGAGGCTGATCGCGGCACTGACCTTGGAACCGTTGCTAAGGATAACGTTGAGTGGCAGGTTGCTAAAGAACTCAAGGAGCACTATGCTGAAGAGCAGTACAAGTGGCTGATGATGTACTCACAAAATGCTGCCGTCGCGCAGGAGGGTTCTAGCGCAGGTCTTCTTGCCTCCTCTACCGGCCTTCAAGGAAGCGCGGTTGGAGGCATGGGACCTCCAAGCCAGCACCATGCGCAGGAGCCCAACGCTGGCGAACTTCGACCCAAGCTCATTAAACGTCTTGCCCAGAACCACGAAATCCAAGCCCTGCGAGACAAGGAAGGTCAAGAGGCGAAGGCGAAGCGTGTTTGTATGCAAAAGGTCAAAGAGCATGCTCTCAATATGGAGATTCTCGACGCCGAGTTCCAGAT GGATTGGAAGAAGTTGACCTTCTACTACTTCGCCGATTCGtacatcaacttcaactctctCGTCACCGACTTGTTCAAGATCTACAAGACTCGAATCTGGATGTCTGCTATCAACCCAGCCTCATTCGCTAGCCCAACTCTTGGCATTCAGGCTCCTAGCGGCATCGGTCCTGGAGCAGTGAACGCAAACCGTGGTGCAGGCGGTAATGACAGACGCCAGAACCAGCAGGTCCAAGAGTCTCACCAAGCCTCTGCTTTTCCCGGTGGAGCCAGAGATGGCCGCGGATTCCGCCCTGCTCCAACTTTCAGCCAGCCGTTTGGCAATGAGGGCCGCCTCGCGCAGCCATCTGGATACCCTCCTTCCAACTACCCTTACGGGCAGTTCGCCAACCCTTACAGCAATCCTCGCAGCAATGTTGGCTACGGTGCTAGTTCTGGTGCTATGCCGGGCGCTATGGAGGGCTATCCCGTTGGAGTTCCCCAGCTTGGAGAATACACGTCGATGCGCCAGCGGTTCCCAAACCCACAGTCTGGTCCCAGCCCGGCACCTCACTCTCAAGCCACTTCACCTCTGGCTCCTCAGAATGACTGGGTTGGATCTTTCCAGGGCTTGTCTCTCAACACTCATTAA
- a CDS encoding MPT5-like protein yields MDNQRKLTTNLNNSINRYSMPVTRSRTGMYDVGLDQTNTTRFLFGDEETNSGGHSGPDANFPTLVRHDDQIILSSWPSIYSSAPPQNLYCCTIVASNSDPQLYSQLSASSAALDLALSPSPNPESTSSSRGWSRVVNRHRPQQSLSSINGSSNIVSDLVGLASRPTSLRHSMDLKYISENAVETGAIMSPSATPNMATPPKLQSSFSSSDVPTVKSPGTSSSKTNNHAQQHFHNHNASLGRIPAGAVHRGHSRELSSENPAVSREQHNYPSIQSALQASAAPFGPSTTAAVQPSAMVNPSAGAAAANNNYNNNVFYSANGYGAPQGIPQVIPQGAPHQPGGYNVNMLANSMQQMSMNGANGSNMYQPQNYNGYNAGPYNQGNQPRDSQARVIQHRRQLDNEAMSRYQNTPLDSFVGNIYELCKDQHGCRYLQKKLEERNADQVHMIWVETNQHVIELMTDPFGNYLCQKLLEFCNDDERTVLIQNASQDMVRIALNQHGTRALQKMIEYVSTPQQVHIIIEALRYRVVELIQDLNGNHVIQKCLNKLTPPDAQFIFDAVGGSCVEVGTHRHGCCVLQRCIDHASGDQKLWLIQRITEHARILVQDPFGNYVVQYIIDLNEPLFTEPIVLTFKDCITQLSRHKFSSNVIEKCLRCAQPPSKDLIVEELLRNQEMERLLRDSFANYVIQTALEYATPHQKHRLVEAIRPILPQIRTTPYGRRIQAKISAFDNRGSAASSGQVTPADNTQGQIPMRATHARGISGGAPIIQGNGMPHSGPMPPMRQNMPIYSPNTAMNGQAPTSGGPVQQPQYGQMTPGNFAPNAAANGAANGSAGNSSFAGQASGNSGPTSPTNGNGNVSTGQGETQWL; encoded by the exons ATGGACAATCAAAGAAAGCTAACGACGAACTTGAACAATAGCATCAACCGATACTCGATGCCTGTGACGCGCTCACGTACGGGGATGTATGACGTTGGTCTTGATCAAACAAACACTACTCGTTTTCTCTTTGGCGACGAAGAGACGAATTCTGGAGGACATAGTGGTCCTGATGCAAACTTCCCAACTCTTGTTCGTCACGACGATCAGATT ATCTTGAGCTCTTGGCCCTCTATCTATTCGAGCGCCCCACCACAGAACCTATATTGTTGTACTATTGTTGCGTCGAATTCTGACCCACAACTTTACTCTCAGCTCTCAGCGTCCTCGGCCGCCTTAGATCTTGCCCTATCCCCGTCTCCTAATCCCGAGtcgacatcttcttcaagaggTTGGAGCCGTGTTGTTAACCGTCATCGCCCCCAGCAGAGTCTCTCTTCGATCAACGGAAGCTCCAACATCGTGAGCGATCTTGTTGGCCTGGCATCTCGACCTACTTCCCTCCGCCATTCTATGGATCTTAAGTATATCTCGGAAAACGCAGTCGAGACTGGTGCCATCATGTCTCCCAGTGCGACTCCCAACATGGCGACTCCCCCTAAGCTGCAGAGCTCGTTCTCTTCGAGTGATGTTCCAACGGTCAAGAGCCCTGGGACTTCGTCTTCAAAGACAAACAACCATGCACAGCAGCATTTCCACAACCACAATGCTAGCCTTGGCCGCATCCCAGCTGGTGCAGTCCATCGTGGCCACAGCCGGGAGCTCTCTTCAGAAAACCCTGCTGTTAGCCGTGAGCAGCACAACTATCCTTCAATCCAGTCTGCCCTGCAGGCCAGTGCCGCTCCCTTTGGGCCCAGTACCACAGCTGCAGTGCAACCCTCTGCTATGGTGAACCCTTCAGCTGGGGCCGCAGCCGCGAACAACAACTACAACAACAATGTGTTCTATTCTGCCAACGGGTATGGCGCTCCTCAAGGTATTCCCCAGGTGATACCCCAGGGTGCCCCCCATCAGCCAGGAGGATACAATGTCAATATGCTCGCGAACAGTATGCAGCAGATGAGCATGAATGGCGCCAACGGTAGCAACATGTATCAGCCTCAGAACTACAACGGCTACAACGCCGGTCCGTATAATCAGGGTAACCAGCCTCGAGATAGCCAGGCACGCGTCATTCAGCATCGCCGACAGCTTGACAATGAAG CTATGTCTCGCTACCAGAACACGCCCCTTGATTCCTTCGTGGGCAACATCTATGAGCTTTGCAAGGACCAACATGGCTGCCGTTACCTCCAGAAGAAACTTGAGGAGCGCAACGCCGATCAGGTTCACATGATTTGGGTCGAAACCAACCAGCACGTCATTGAGCTCATGACGGACCCGTTTGGTAATTATTTGTGCCAAAAGCTCCTTGAGTTCTGCAATGACGATGAGAGGACTGTTTTGATTCAAAATGCTTCCCAGGATATGGTCCGCATTGCGCTCAACCAACACGGCACACGCGCACTCCAGAAGATGATCGAGTATGTGAGCACCCCTCAACAGGTCCACATCATTATTGAGGCTCTTCGTTACCGGGTTGTGGAGCTTATCCAGGACCTCAACGGCAACCATGTCATTCAGAAGTGTCTCAACAAACTTACCCCTCCTGATGCGCAATTCATCTTTGACGCTGTCGGCGGCAGCTGTGTCGAAGTGGGCACTCACCGACACGGCTGCTGTGTTCTTCAGCGCTGTATCGACCATGCCTCTGGCGACCAGAAGCTCTGGCTTATCCAGCGAATCACCGAGCACGCACGAATCCTTGTCCAGGACCCCTTCGGCAACTACGTCGTTCAGTACATCATTGACTTGAACGAACCTCTGTTCACCGAGCCTATTGTTCTTACCTTCAAGGATTGTATCACTCAGCTGTCCCGCCATAAGTTCAGCTCCAACGTCATCGAGAAGTGCCTGCGCTGCGCCCAGCCACCTTCCAAGGATCTGATTGTGGAGGAACTACTACGCAACCAGGAGATGGAGCGCCTCCTCCGGGACTCATTCGCCAACTATGTCATTCAGACTGCTCTCGAGTATGCTACTCCTCATCAAAAGCATCGCCTGGTAGAGGCCATCCGCCCCATCCTTCCCCAGATTCGAACAACTCCCTACGGCCGTCGTATTCAAGCTAAGATCTCGGCCTTCGACAACCGTGGAAGCGCTGCCTCAAGCGGGCAAGTGACACCAGCCGACAACACCCAGGGTCAAATTCCTATGCGCGCTACTCACGCTCGAGGTATTTCTGGAGGTGCCCCTATTATCCAGGGCAATGGTATGCCTCACAGTGGGCCTATGCCACCTATGCGCCAGAACATGCCCATCTACTCTCCCAACACCGCCATGAACGGTCAAGCTCCCACTTCTGGGGGACCtgttcagcagcctcagtaCGGACAGATGACTCCTGGCAATTTTGCTCCCAATGCTGCTGCCAACGGTGCAGCTAATGGCAGCGCCGGTAACAGTAGCTTTGCTGGCCAAGCCAGTGGCAACAGCGGCCCTACGAGCCCTACCAATGGCAATGGAAATGTCAGCACGGGTCAGGGCGAAACGCAGTGGCTGTAG
- a CDS encoding probable ribosomal protein L15.e.B, cytosolic has translation MGALKYVEELQKKKQSDVVAFLLRVRCWELRQLNVIHRASRPSRLDKARRLGYKAKQGYVIYRVRVRRGGRKRPAPKGATYGKPTNQGINQLKYQRSLKATAEERVGRRCANLRVLNSYWINQDSTYKYYEVILVDPQHKAIRIDPRINWIVNPVHKHRESRGLTATGKKSRGLNKGHRYNKTQAGRRKTWKRHNTLSLWRYR, from the exons ATGGGTGCCCTCAAGTACGTCGAAGAgcttcagaagaagaagcagtcgGATGTCGTTGCCTTCCTCCTCCGAGTTCGCTGCTGGGAA CTCCGTCAATTGAACGTCATCCACCGCGCCTCTCGCCCCTCCCGTCTGGACAAGGCTCGCCGTCTCGGATACAAGGCCAAGCAGGGCTATGTCATCTACCGTGTCCGTGTCCGCCGTGGTGGCCGCAAGCGCCCTGCTCCTAAGGGTGCCACCTATG GCAAGCCCACCAACCAGGGTATCAACCAGCTGAAGTACCAGCGATCCCTCAAGGCTACCGCTGAGGAGCGTGTCGGCCGCCGATGCGCTAACCTCCGAGTCCTCAACTCCTACTGGATCAACCAGGACTCTACCTACAAGTACTACGaggtcatcctcgtcgaccCTCAGCACAAGGCCATCCGCATCGACCCCCGCATCAACTGGATCGTCAACCCCGTCCACAAGCACCGCGAGTCTCGTGGTCTCACCGCCACCGGCAAGAAGTCTCGTGGTCTCAACAAGGGCCACCGCTACAACAAGACCCAGGCTGGCCGCAGAAAGACCTGGAAGCGCCACAACACCCTGTCCCTGTGGCGATACCGATAA
- a CDS encoding probable DNA-directed RNA polymerase III second-largest chain has protein sequence MPTVDDGFEALLEPFYNGKKLTDPISTKEDKFQLLPAFLKVKGLVKQHIDSYNFFVEQEIKDIVRANRTIRSEVDSNFWLEFTDIRVDSPRRQDWTDNKSHSEVTPMECRLRDMTYAAPIFVDIQYIRDKQRIVRKNVPLGRMPVMLKSSKCRLAGANNTQMEEMNECPLDPGGYFIIGGTEKVILIQEQLSKNRIIVEADEKNNIISASVTSSTHERKSKTYVTLKKDRILLTHNVLVEGIPIVIILKALGGLSDMEIMQLVAGSDGRYQDEFLVNFDEATKAGVFTQHQALEYIGAKVKMGSRRGTFGPQVRRNHVEEGLDALANLVIAHVPIEGLDFYPKAIYVAQMTRRVLIAAHNPKLVDDRDFVGNKRLELAGQLLSLLFEDLFKQFTSGVKMSIDKFLKKNNRAVPLDAVHMISNHANNIGYGINRAIQTGNWTVKRFNMNRAGVTHVLSRLSYIAALGMMTRISSQFEKTRKVSGPRALQPSQWGMLCTSDTPEGEACGLVKNLALMTHITTNVDEEPVKRWIFTLDAGVEPIRNFSGAEMHREGSYIIHINGTPFALTRYPKRFAQKFRTMRRRGWISPFVGININTHFNAVHIATDEGRICRPYIIVKNGKQKLKPEHLRLLQMGKATFDDFLNRGIVEYLDVNEENDALITIYEDQVTQSTTHLEIEPFTVLGAVAGLIPFPHHNQSPRNTYQCAMGKQAIGAIAYNQFNRIDTLLYTLVYPQRPMVISKTIQLIGYDKLPAGQNATVVVMSYSGYDIEDALVLNKASIDRGFGRCQVFRKYTTELQKYPNGRRERIGDPENEGDGKIKRRIAKHEALDDDGLAIVGYKVNSGEAMVKKETPLDQTSTGIGLDRGPAEFRDSSVSYRIADPAYIDKVMISQTEKDTTVIKVQTRQTRRPELGDKFSSRHGQKGVVGIIVEQEDLPFSDSGLSPDIIMNPHGFPSRMTVGKLLECLTGKASIVHGRPDYGFGDAFRSHPLEEMSQVLVDHGFSWEGKDYFTSGITGEPLEAYVFNGPIYYQRLKHMVQDKMHSRSRGPRAILTRQPTEGRSRDGGLRLGEMERDCLIAYGASQLLLERLMISSDGTEIDICQQCGLFGYKGYCHTCKSTREVTKMTMPYAAKLLVQELISMNVGVRLQMDDEFPHPR, from the exons ATGCCTACGGTCGACGATGGCTTCGAGGCTCTCCTGGAGCCATTCTACAatggcaagaagctcacggATCCTATTTCCACAAAGGAGGACAAGTTCCAGCTTCTGCCAGCCTTCTTGAAAGTCAAGG GTCTTGTCAAACA GCACATCGACTCCTACAACTTCTTCGTGGAgcaggagatcaaggataTCGTACGCGCCAATCGAACCATTCGTAGCGAAGTAGACAGCAACTTTTGGCTAGA GTTCACAGACATTCGAGTAGACAGTCCTCGACGTCAAGATTGGACAGACAACAAGTCACATAGTGAAGTGACTCCCATGGAGTGCCGCCTTCGAGACATGACATACGCCGCGCCAATTTTTGTCGATATACAATACATCCGAGACAAGCAGCGAATCGTGCGAAAGAATGTGCCTCTTGGACGCATGCCAGTCATGCTCAAGAGCTCCAAGTGTCGTCTCGCTGGAGCCAACAATACccagatggaggagatgaacGAATGCCCACTTGACCCTGGCGGTTACTTTATTATTGGTGGCACCGAGAAGGTCATTTTGATTCAGGAGCAACTGAGCAAGAACCGTATCATTGTTGAAGCcgacgagaagaacaacATTATTTCAGCATCGGTCACCAGTTCTACACACGAACGAAAGTCGAAGACGTACGTTACTCTGAAGAAGGACAGAATCCTCCTCACACACAATGTACTGGTGGAAGGTATTCCGATCGTAATCATCCTGAAGGCTCTGGGAGGATTGTCGGATATGGAAATCATGCAGCTTGTTGCTGGATCAGATGGAAGATACCAAGATGAATTTCTGGTAAACTTTGATGAGGCGACAAAGGCGGGCGTTTTCACCCAGCACCAAGCGCTGGAGTATATCGGagcaaaggtcaagatgggTTCCCGCAGAGGCACATTCGGTCCTCAAGTGCGCCGTAACCACGTCGAAGAAGGCCTCGATGCCTTGGCCAACCTGGTCATTGCCCATGTGCCGATTGAGGGACTGGATTTCTACCCTAAGGCCATATATGTAGCTCAGATGACTCGAAGGGTTCTCATTGCCGCCCACAACCCCAAGTTGGTTGATGACAGAGATTTCGTGGGAAACAAACGACTTGAGCTGGCTGGTCAACTTCTCTCACTTTTGTTTGAAGATTTATTCAAGCAGTTCACATCTGGAGTCAAGATGTCGATCGACAAGTTCCTGAAGAAAAACAACAGAGCAGTTCCTCTCGATGCGGTTCATATGATTAGCAACCACGCCAACAACATTGGATATGGAATCAACCGAGCCATTCAGACTGGAAATTGGACTGTCAAACGCTTCAACATGAACCGAGCAGGAGTCACCCACGTTCTCAGTCGGCTAAGTTACATCGCCGCTCTTGGTATGATGACCAGAATAAGCAGTCAGTTCGAAAAGACCCGAAAGGTGTCTGGTCCTCGTGCACTTCAACCATCGCAGTGGGGCATGCTTTGTACGTCAGATACACCTGAAGGTGAAGCCTGTGGTCTGGTGAAGAACTTGGCTTTGATGACCCATATTACTACCAACGTTGACGAAGAGCCTGTCAAACGGTGGATCTTTACACtagatgctggtgttgaacCTATCCGCAATTTCTCGGGTGCTGAGATGCACCGTGAAGGAAGCTACATTATTCATATCAACGGTACCCCGTTCGCATTAACTCGATACCCGAAACGATTTGCGCAAAAGTTTAGAACTATGCGAAGGAGAGGTTGGATCTCCCCTTTTGTcggcatcaacatcaacacgCACTTCAACGCCGTTCATATTGCCACCGATGAAGGCCGCATTTGTCGACCTTATATCATCGTTAAGAATGGTaagcagaagctcaagcctgAGCATCTGCGATTGCTTCAGATGGGCAAAGCGACCTTCGACGACTTTCTGAACCGCGGAATCGTTGAGTATCTCGATGTCAATGAAGAGAACGATGCCCTCATCACAATTTATGAGGACCAAGTGACACAGAGTACCACTCACTTGGAAATCGAACCCTTTACAGTCCTGGGAGCTGTCGCAGGATTAATTCCTTTCCCCCACCACAACCAATCTCCTCGTAACACTTACCAATGTGCTATGGGTAAACAAGCCATTGGTGCAATCGCATATAACCAGTTCAACCGTATTGATACTCTTCTCTACACACTTGTATACCCCCAACGGCCCATGGTTATTTCAAAGACCATTCAACTTATCGGTTACGACAAACTTCCTGCAGGTCAAAACGCCACCGTGGTTGTTATGTCATACTCAGGATACGATATTGAAGATGCTTTGGTTCTGAACAAAGCATCGATCGACAGAGGATTCGGCCGTTGTCAGGTTTTCAGAAAGTACACGACGGAACTGCAGAAGTACCCCAATGGACGTAGAGAACGTATCGGAGACCCCGAGAATGAGGGCGATGGCAAGATTAAGCGCCGGATCGCTAAGCACGAGGCATTGGATGACGATGGCCTTGCCATTGTTGGTTATAAGGTAAACAGCGGCGAGgccatggtcaagaaggagacaCCACTTGACCAGACAAGCACTGGCATCGGACTGGACCGTGGACCTGCTGAGTTCCGCGACTCATCAGTTTCATACCGGATCGCAGATCCTGCATATATCGACAAGGTCATGATTTCTCAAACGGAGAAGGATACCACAGTAATCAAGGTTCAGACAAGACAGACTCGACGCCCCGAGTTGGGTGACAAGTTCTCGTCTCGTCACGGCCAGAAGGGTGTCGTTGGTATTATTGTTGAGCAAGAGGACTTGCCTTTCTCTGACAGTGGACTAAGCCCCGACATTATCATGAACCCCCACGGTTTCCCTTCCCGAATGACAGTCGGCAAGCTACTCGAGTGTCTAACGGGCAAGGCTTCTATCGTCCACGGTCGTCCTGACTATGGCTTTGGAGATGCTTTCCGTTCTCATCCTTTGGAAGAGATGAGTCAGGTGCTTGTAGACCATGGTTTCTCATGGGAGGGCAAGGACTACTTCACGTCGGGTATTACTGGGGAGCCACTGGAGGCATACGTCTTCAACGGACCTATCTACTACCAGCGACTCAAGCACATGGTGCAAGACAAGATGCACTCTCGATCCCGAGGTCCCCGAGCCATCCTCACTCGTCAACCTACAGAAGGTCGTTCACGAGACGGTGGTCTACGCCTGGGAGAAATGGAACGTGATTGCTTGATCGCCTACGGTGCTTCACAGCTTCTGCTGGAGCGACTCATGATCAGCTCGGATGGTACCGAGATTGATATTTGCCAACAGTGTGGTTTGTTCGGATACAAAGGTTACTGTCACACATGCAAGAGTACAAGGGAGGTTACCAAGATGACGATGCCGTATGCAGCGAAGCTGCTTGTACAGGAGCTCATCAGCATGAATGTCGGAGTGCGACTCCAGATGGATGACGAGTTCCCCCACCCCAGATAA
- a CDS encoding related to RAD57 protein encodes MTDLLQILPSFPLRPFAALIPIIEQQALTTTDLLTLHPADIAKQTRLPILDLKRLIAAIQASLSDDLSPQQPLLQPAEEPNVISTLDEGLDAALGGGVPVGVITEITGESGAGKTQALLSLCLAVQLPPPHGLGREALYISTEAALATSRLAQMLNSNPILQQYDDLETRPSLDAIRSAVTPDLETQDHILDFQVPVLLSRHNIGLIILDSVAANYRAEFERQGSHGSNMAARSAELVRLGALLRDLARRHNLAVVVANQVADRFASSSTPRHAPPRSSGVSYESPLASRSMPPPSSTNLPGTPSSSLPFALQDPDGPPPPPALMLDHQQRWFTGWGDDPHASYSLKTPSLGLVWSTQIACRIALFKRPVYGRIRQAAPVTAEDDSDLAAPTLRGWRRWMKVVFAPHAPPTGQGLDGAVEFEVTMGGLKSIKIQRAKRQ; translated from the coding sequence ATGACAGACCTCCTCCAAATCCTAccctcttttcctctccGCCCTTTTGCAGCTCTAATACCAATAATTGAGCAACAGGCTCTCACAACAACAGATCTTCTTACCCTTCATCCCGCAGACATAGCAAAGCAGACACGCCTCCCTATCCTCGATCTCAAGCGTCTCATAGCTGCTATACAAGCGTCTCTCTCTGACGATCTCAGCCCACAGCAACCTCTCCTTCAACCGGCTGAAGAGCCCAACGTCATCAGTACTCTTGACGAGGGTCTGGATGCTGCGTTAGGAGGTGGCGTGCCTGTTGGTGTGATAACGGAAATCACTGGTGAGAGCGGTGCTGGAAAGACACAAGCTCTTCTATCACTATGCCTTGCTGTCCAACTTCCTCCGCCTCATGGGCTGGGCCGTGAAGCTCTCTACATCTCAACTGAGGCAGCTCTCGCCACAAGCCGTCTTGCCCAGATGCTCAACTCAAACCCCATTCTACAGCAATACGATGACCTTGAAACTCGCCCTTCACTTGATGCTATCCGTAGCGCAGTCACGCCTGATCTAGAGACACAAGATCACATCCTCGACTTCCAGGTCCCTGTTCTTCTGTCCCGTCACAACATTGGCCTCATCATTCTCGACTCAGTAGCAGCCAACTACCGTGCTGAGTTCGAACGGCAGGGTTCTCACGGCTCTAACATGGCCGCTCGAAGTGCTGAACTCGTTCGTCTCGGTGCTCTTCTCCGCGATCTAGCTCGACGCCACAATCTCGCTGTTGTTGTAGCCAACCAGGTCGCTGATCGATTCGCATCCAGCTCTACACCACGGCATGCACCTCCTAGAAGCAGTGGCGTCTCCTATGAGAGTCCCCTCGCTTCCAGGAGTatgcctcctccttcatctaCGAACCTCCCTGGCACGCCCTCCTCGTCATTACCCTTTGCCTTACAAGACCCCGATGGTCCTCCGCCTCCACCCGCCCTAATGCTTGATCATCAACAGCGTTGGTTCACAGGCTGGGGTGATGATCCCCACGCTTCTTATTCACTCAAGACCCCAAGTTTGGGCCTGGTGTGGTCAACGCAGATTGCTTGTCGTATTGCACTCTTCAAGCGTCCTGTCTATGGCCGTATAAGACAGGCTGCCCCAGTGACAGCAGAGGATGACTCTGACCTGGCAGCACCCACACTCAGAGGGTGGCGAAGATGGATGAAAGTTGTGTTTGCGCCTCATGCGCCTCCAACGGGTCAGGGCTTGGACGGGGCGGTCGAGTTCGAAGTTACTATGGGAGGATTAAAATCAATTAAGATCCAAAGGGCCAAAAGGCAATAA